A single Micromonospora luteifusca DNA region contains:
- a CDS encoding DinB family protein, which produces MTQDKIATFVDKDLRGARFNRSTLAGAVMRGVDVNGLDIDAPWLAEGALLVNGVDVAPLVETELNRRFPGRELRQAKDPEGLRTAWAALERAWAAAVDRVLSMPEGTADVSIDGEWSFAQTLRHLVFATDTWLGKAILRLPQPFHPLGQPNAEYETDGYDMSILATEQPTFAAVRQVRAEHQAMMRDFLSTVTPDLLAESRPSAWSPAHQQSVLSCLHVIFDEEWEHLRFALRDLDAQR; this is translated from the coding sequence ATGACCCAGGACAAGATAGCCACGTTTGTCGACAAGGACCTGAGGGGTGCACGGTTCAACAGGTCGACGCTGGCCGGCGCGGTGATGCGTGGCGTCGATGTGAACGGGCTGGACATCGACGCACCGTGGCTGGCCGAGGGTGCTCTCCTGGTCAACGGTGTCGACGTCGCGCCGCTCGTCGAGACCGAGCTCAACCGGCGGTTCCCCGGACGCGAACTGAGGCAGGCCAAGGACCCGGAGGGGTTGCGCACGGCGTGGGCGGCGCTCGAACGGGCCTGGGCGGCCGCAGTCGACCGGGTCCTGTCCATGCCCGAGGGCACCGCCGACGTTTCGATTGACGGTGAGTGGTCGTTCGCGCAGACGCTGCGCCACCTTGTGTTCGCCACCGACACCTGGCTCGGCAAGGCGATCCTGCGCCTGCCACAGCCTTTCCACCCGCTCGGCCAACCAAACGCCGAGTATGAGACCGACGGTTACGACATGTCGATCTTGGCCACCGAGCAGCCAACTTTCGCGGCGGTACGTCAGGTGCGTGCCGAGCACCAGGCGATGATGCGGGATTTCCTGTCCACCGTCACGCCGGACCTGCTCGCCGAATCCCGGCCAAGCGCGTGGTCACCCGCACACCAACAATCCGTCCTGAGCTGCCTTCACGTGATCTTCGACGAAGAGTGGGAGCACCTCCGCTTCGCGCTGCGTGACCTCGACGCGCAGCGCTGA
- a CDS encoding cellulose binding domain-containing protein, producing the protein MLKRRQVLSFVAGAAVLVAVAAGGALGGGFGGAAVAATNGTLAATAGCGKAPTLTSGTRTIQSSGQSRSYILRIPDGYDRNRPYRLIFGFHWLNGSASNVASAGYYGLAPLSNNSTIFVAPQGLNAGWANTNGRDLTLFDDISRQVETDLCVDTTQRFALGWSYGGAMSYAVACARPTVIRAVTVLSGANLSGCNGGTQPVAYFGIHGIYDSVLNISQGRSLRDTFVRNNGCTAQSPREPSRGSLTHITTTYAGCRAGYPVQWAAFDGDHTPSPVDGSSSPNDSRTWTSAEIWRFFSQFESTTPPTTAPPTTPPPTTAPPTTPPPTTPPPTTPPPTTPPPTGEPGTCTATYNAINSWPGGFQGEVTVANNTAATITGWTVRLTMASGQAISSLWSGTNTGTTGDVTVRNAAYNGTLGPNTSTTFGFTATGNGATPPGNITCTSP; encoded by the coding sequence ATGCTGAAACGTAGACAGGTTCTCTCCTTCGTCGCGGGCGCGGCGGTCCTCGTCGCGGTGGCCGCTGGGGGCGCGCTCGGCGGCGGCTTCGGCGGGGCCGCGGTGGCCGCGACGAACGGCACGCTCGCGGCGACCGCGGGCTGCGGCAAGGCACCCACGCTCACGAGTGGGACACGCACCATTCAGAGCAGCGGACAGAGTCGCAGCTACATCCTGCGGATCCCGGACGGCTACGACCGAAACCGCCCCTACCGGCTGATCTTCGGCTTCCACTGGCTGAACGGCTCGGCCAGCAACGTCGCGTCAGCCGGCTACTACGGGCTCGCGCCGCTGTCCAACAACAGCACGATCTTCGTCGCGCCCCAAGGCCTCAACGCCGGTTGGGCCAACACCAACGGTCGAGACCTGACCCTCTTCGACGACATCTCCCGGCAGGTCGAGACGGACCTCTGTGTCGACACGACCCAACGCTTCGCCCTGGGCTGGAGCTACGGCGGGGCGATGAGCTACGCGGTGGCCTGTGCCCGACCAACCGTCATCCGTGCGGTCACCGTCCTGTCCGGTGCCAACCTCAGCGGCTGTAACGGCGGCACCCAACCCGTCGCCTACTTCGGCATCCACGGCATCTACGACAGCGTGCTGAACATCTCCCAGGGCCGGTCGTTGCGCGACACGTTCGTCCGCAACAACGGCTGCACGGCGCAGAGCCCGCGGGAGCCGAGCCGAGGCAGCCTCACCCACATCACCACCACCTATGCGGGCTGCCGAGCGGGCTATCCCGTGCAATGGGCCGCGTTCGACGGAGACCACACCCCCAGCCCGGTCGACGGATCGTCCAGCCCGAACGACTCCAGGACCTGGACCTCGGCGGAGATCTGGAGATTCTTCAGTCAGTTCGAGTCGACCACGCCCCCCACGACCGCCCCGCCGACCACTCCGCCACCAACGACGGCGCCACCGACCACGCCCCCGCCGACCACGCCCCCTCCGACGACACCTCCGCCGACGACCCCTCCGCCGACCGGAGAGCCGGGCACCTGCACCGCCACCTACAACGCGATCAACAGTTGGCCCGGCGGCTTCCAGGGCGAGGTGACCGTGGCCAACAACACCGCCGCCACCATCACCGGCTGGACCGTACGCCTGACCATGGCCAGTGGCCAGGCCATCAGCAGCCTCTGGAGCGGCACCAACACGGGCACCACCGGCGACGTCACCGTCCGCAACGCCGCCTACAACGGCACGCTGGGCCCGAACACCTCCACCACCTTCGGGTTCACCGCCACTGGCAACGGCGCCACCCCGCCCGGCAACATCACCTGCACCAGCCCCTGA
- a CDS encoding RNA polymerase sigma factor yields MNDEVVAAVAQAHRRDWAQVFSTTAHLTRDLDLAEECAQDAFAQALETWTETGIPDRPGAWLTTIARNRARDALRRESVFRRKMPLLVADETSPGPEDGLVDDRLRLIFTCAHPALSRQAQICLTLRLVCGLSTPEVARAFLVQPATMAARITRAKKKIAAARIPYRVPGPDQLEERLGAVLEVVHLIFTTGHTAPVGAQLIRHDLVDSAISLARMLHLLMPTDTEISALLALLLLTRARQGARVSADGRLVLLSEQDRARWDRQLIAEGQSLVTDALRRRPPTRYALEAAIAAVHAEAPTWQDTDWAQVVGLYDALFRLWPSPVVDLNRAVAIGLRDGPEAGLYALTPLLADPALATYGYLSAARADFLRQLRQWPQAVTAYEEALTLTDNDVERAFLTERLTDVKRYL; encoded by the coding sequence ATGAACGATGAGGTCGTCGCGGCGGTCGCGCAGGCGCACCGCCGCGACTGGGCACAGGTGTTCAGCACGACCGCCCATCTGACCCGAGACCTCGATCTCGCCGAGGAGTGCGCCCAGGACGCGTTCGCACAGGCCCTGGAGACCTGGACGGAGACCGGTATCCCGGACCGGCCGGGGGCCTGGCTCACCACCATCGCGCGCAACCGGGCCCGGGATGCCCTGCGCCGTGAGTCGGTGTTCCGCCGCAAGATGCCACTGCTCGTCGCGGACGAGACGTCGCCGGGGCCCGAGGACGGGCTGGTCGACGACCGGTTGCGACTCATCTTCACCTGCGCACACCCGGCGTTGTCCAGGCAGGCGCAGATCTGCCTGACCCTGCGGCTGGTGTGCGGGCTCTCCACACCCGAGGTGGCCCGCGCGTTCCTGGTGCAGCCGGCCACCATGGCCGCCCGTATCACCCGGGCAAAGAAGAAGATCGCGGCGGCACGCATCCCGTACCGGGTACCTGGTCCGGATCAACTCGAGGAACGGCTCGGTGCGGTACTCGAGGTCGTCCATCTCATCTTCACCACCGGCCACACCGCACCCGTCGGCGCTCAACTGATCCGTCACGACCTGGTCGACAGCGCGATCAGTCTGGCCCGCATGCTGCATCTGCTCATGCCGACCGATACCGAGATCAGCGCCCTTCTCGCGCTGCTGCTACTTACCAGGGCGCGGCAGGGTGCCCGCGTGTCCGCCGACGGGCGTCTGGTGCTCCTGTCCGAGCAGGACCGGGCACGCTGGGACAGGCAACTCATCGCCGAGGGCCAGTCGTTGGTCACCGACGCGCTTCGCCGGCGACCACCGACGCGTTACGCCCTGGAGGCGGCGATAGCTGCCGTGCATGCCGAGGCGCCGACGTGGCAGGACACCGACTGGGCCCAGGTCGTCGGGCTGTACGACGCCCTGTTCCGACTGTGGCCCTCACCCGTGGTCGATCTCAATCGCGCGGTCGCGATCGGGCTACGCGACGGCCCCGAAGCCGGACTTTACGCGCTGACGCCGCTGCTCGCCGATCCGGCTCTGGCCACCTACGGATATCTCAGCGCCGCCCGCGCCGACTTCCTGCGCCAGTTGCGGCAGTGGCCCCAGGCCGTCACGGCCTACGAAGAGGCCCTGACCCTTACCGACAACGATGTGGAACGCGCCTTCCTCACCGAGCGACTGACGGACGTCAAGCGGTATCTGTAA
- a CDS encoding YciI family protein, with the protein MAKYMVLIYGDAQQWDAMTDEQWRAHDAAHEAFVARAGAQIIDGQQLELASAATSLRSDALGQLNTTDGPFLETKEALGGYYLLEATDLDEVTSMVTLLPEVHATHSGVEIRPVVDHG; encoded by the coding sequence ATGGCGAAGTACATGGTCCTGATCTACGGCGACGCCCAGCAGTGGGACGCGATGACCGACGAGCAGTGGAGGGCACACGACGCCGCCCACGAAGCGTTCGTGGCCAGAGCCGGGGCGCAGATCATCGACGGGCAACAGCTGGAGCTGGCATCGGCGGCCACCTCGCTGCGCTCGGACGCGCTCGGCCAGCTCAACACGACGGACGGGCCGTTCCTGGAAACCAAGGAGGCGCTCGGCGGCTACTACCTGCTCGAGGCGACCGACCTGGACGAGGTCACGTCGATGGTGACACTGCTTCCCGAGGTGCATGCGACGCACAGCGGTGTGGAGATCCGTCCCGTGGTCGACCACGGATGA
- a CDS encoding alpha/beta fold hydrolase: MRRRIGMTGIGQILFIQGGGAGAHDEWDDKLFDSLRRELGDGYEVRYPRMPDEDDPSYARWSAAIRREIATLADGAVVAGHSVGATILINALAERPPERKLRAIVLIAAPFVGPGGWLSDEFERPYDLGARLPHGVPVHVFHGLQDETAPPSHADLYAAAIPQAQVHLLPGRDHQLNDDLSELARVIKIDTRRPVAQD; this comes from the coding sequence GTGCGAAGGAGGATCGGCATGACAGGTATCGGGCAGATCTTGTTCATTCAGGGCGGCGGCGCGGGCGCGCACGACGAGTGGGACGACAAGTTGTTCGACAGCTTGCGGCGGGAGCTCGGTGACGGGTACGAGGTCCGCTACCCGCGGATGCCCGACGAGGACGACCCGAGCTACGCCAGGTGGAGCGCGGCCATCCGGCGGGAGATCGCGACCTTGGCTGACGGAGCGGTCGTCGCGGGCCATTCGGTCGGCGCGACGATCCTCATCAATGCGCTCGCTGAGCGGCCGCCGGAGCGGAAGCTCAGGGCAATCGTACTGATCGCCGCCCCGTTCGTCGGTCCGGGCGGCTGGCTCAGTGACGAGTTCGAGCGGCCATACGACCTCGGCGCGCGGCTGCCGCACGGCGTGCCGGTGCACGTGTTCCACGGGCTTCAGGATGAAACGGCTCCGCCGTCGCATGCCGACCTGTACGCCGCCGCCATTCCGCAGGCGCAGGTGCACCTGCTGCCCGGGCGCGATCACCAGCTCAACGATGACCTCAGCGAGCTGGCGAGGGTGATCAAGATCGACACCCGGAGACCCGTCGCCCAGGACTAG
- a CDS encoding LacI family DNA-binding transcriptional regulator, which translates to MNIGEIARRAGVSRSTVSYVLSGKRTVSEATRQRIQAVIDELDYRPNASARALKEGRTRTLGLVIPPASQRLTDMQLGFVASVVEAAARHDLDVLLSPSGGDHDRSFERIVTGRRVDGVVLMEIRLDDDRVTRLTKAGLPFVTIGRTAEPHGMSWIDIDYAGLIGRCVHHLADLGHRHVALVNRSAELVAAGYGPSHRALAGFRAAAVERGLTGVEVCSGDDTASGEACVEELLATHPDVTAVATINEAALPGMQRALTSAGLSVPGDFSVTGVAAQHWAEDFRPPLTAADVPMVEMGAEAVSLLLEIIAAPGAVPRHRLYSPPISLRSSTGPVRARGVDAATQR; encoded by the coding sequence ATGAACATCGGGGAGATCGCCCGCCGGGCGGGGGTGTCCCGCAGCACCGTGTCCTACGTGCTGAGCGGGAAGCGGACCGTGTCGGAGGCGACCCGGCAGCGGATCCAGGCGGTCATCGACGAGCTCGACTATCGACCGAACGCCAGCGCCCGTGCGCTGAAGGAGGGACGCACCCGCACCCTCGGACTGGTGATCCCTCCGGCGAGCCAGCGGCTGACCGACATGCAGTTGGGCTTCGTCGCCAGCGTCGTCGAGGCGGCCGCCCGGCATGACCTCGATGTGCTGCTGTCTCCGTCCGGCGGTGACCACGACCGGTCGTTCGAGCGGATCGTCACCGGCCGTCGGGTGGACGGTGTGGTCCTGATGGAGATCCGCCTGGACGACGACCGGGTGACTCGGCTGACGAAAGCCGGTCTGCCGTTCGTCACGATCGGGCGGACCGCCGAGCCGCACGGCATGAGCTGGATCGACATCGACTACGCCGGGCTGATCGGCCGCTGCGTACACCACCTGGCCGATCTGGGGCATCGGCACGTGGCGCTGGTCAACCGCTCCGCCGAGTTGGTGGCCGCCGGTTACGGCCCCAGCCATCGAGCGCTGGCTGGTTTCCGGGCGGCGGCGGTGGAGCGGGGCCTGACCGGCGTGGAGGTCTGCTCCGGCGACGACACGGCCTCCGGCGAGGCATGCGTGGAAGAACTGCTCGCGACCCACCCGGACGTTACGGCCGTGGCCACCATCAACGAGGCGGCGCTGCCCGGAATGCAGCGTGCACTGACCAGCGCCGGCCTCTCGGTGCCGGGCGACTTCTCCGTCACCGGGGTCGCCGCCCAGCACTGGGCGGAGGACTTCCGCCCGCCGTTGACCGCTGCGGACGTCCCGATGGTCGAGATGGGCGCCGAGGCGGTGTCGCTGTTGCTGGAGATCATCGCGGCGCCCGGGGCGGTGCCACGACACCGGCTGTACAGCCCGCCCATCTCACTGCGCTCCAGCACCGGTCCGGTCCGGGCCCGCGGGGTCGATGCGGCTACCCAGCGGTGA
- a CDS encoding amylo-alpha-1,6-glucosidase — MTAAPSGPEFGIQDIPFSYRGSWFNISPVVAEKTYADDLHLVSHQTGLHPVLRLAPTVADATVVATPALLTWRSGADRIEAVYDGPETLRIRGRRLGLRVAAAASSLTPFSGTYLYLDPVDGSHVFTSYETGRRYRITVLSGALQRTDGVEALGTADRSVDLPDDQPWEIAIEEYATARRPYTASVTFDQLCRDRFAEFAAFVEAIAPWRSAETPAAELAAYVLWSATVAPAGFVTRPAVLMSKHWMDKVWSWDHCFNAIALAGGEPELAWHQFHLPFDHQDEAGALPDSITHSEVLHNYVKPPIHGWALRHLRRRLPQPPDRAALAETYHRLARWTRFWLDARRAPGDDLPHYQHGNDSGWDNATTFHDGRVLQTADLAAFLVSQLRCLADLAIELGEPADQWSREAERIHGAMLRDLWDGERFTARNPHTGKQRASRSLLDLMPVALGADLPAPVAAALARGAETHLTTHGLATEPTDSAHYLADGYWRGPIWAPSTVLVEDGLRRAGQIGIADEISRRFLALCEKSGFAENFDAETGAGLRDRAYTWTASSYLILAAAQEERRVTAG; from the coding sequence ATGACCGCCGCCCCGTCCGGTCCGGAGTTCGGAATCCAGGACATCCCGTTCAGCTACCGAGGATCCTGGTTCAACATCTCCCCGGTGGTAGCCGAGAAGACGTACGCCGACGATCTGCACCTGGTCTCCCACCAGACCGGGCTGCACCCCGTACTGCGCCTCGCCCCCACAGTCGCCGACGCCACGGTCGTCGCCACGCCCGCGCTGCTGACCTGGCGCAGCGGCGCCGACCGGATCGAGGCCGTCTACGACGGGCCGGAGACCCTGCGGATCCGGGGCCGCCGGCTCGGCCTGCGGGTAGCCGCGGCGGCGAGCAGCCTCACCCCGTTCAGCGGCACCTACCTGTACCTCGATCCGGTCGACGGGTCACACGTGTTCACCTCGTACGAGACCGGTCGCCGCTACCGGATCACGGTGCTCTCCGGTGCTCTCCAGCGGACCGACGGCGTCGAGGCGCTCGGCACCGCCGACCGGTCCGTGGACCTTCCCGACGACCAACCGTGGGAGATCGCGATCGAGGAGTACGCGACCGCCCGCCGCCCGTACACCGCCTCCGTCACCTTCGACCAGCTGTGCCGCGACCGGTTCGCCGAGTTCGCCGCGTTCGTCGAGGCGATCGCACCGTGGCGGAGTGCGGAGACCCCGGCCGCCGAACTGGCCGCATACGTACTCTGGTCGGCCACCGTCGCCCCGGCGGGCTTCGTCACCCGGCCGGCCGTCCTGATGTCCAAGCACTGGATGGACAAGGTGTGGAGCTGGGACCACTGCTTCAACGCGATCGCCCTGGCCGGCGGCGAGCCGGAGCTGGCCTGGCACCAGTTCCACCTGCCGTTCGACCACCAGGACGAGGCCGGCGCCCTACCCGACTCGATCACCCACTCCGAGGTCCTGCACAACTACGTCAAGCCCCCCATCCACGGCTGGGCCCTACGACACCTGCGTCGGCGTCTTCCCCAGCCGCCGGACCGGGCGGCGCTGGCGGAGACATACCACCGACTTGCCCGCTGGACCCGGTTCTGGCTCGACGCGCGCCGGGCACCCGGCGACGATCTGCCCCACTACCAGCACGGCAACGACAGCGGTTGGGACAACGCGACCACCTTCCACGACGGCCGGGTCCTCCAGACGGCCGACCTCGCCGCGTTCCTGGTCTCGCAGCTTCGCTGCCTGGCCGACCTCGCCATCGAGCTGGGCGAGCCCGCCGACCAGTGGTCCCGGGAGGCCGAACGGATCCACGGGGCCATGCTGCGGGACCTGTGGGACGGCGAACGCTTCACCGCCCGCAACCCCCACACCGGGAAGCAGCGGGCGAGCCGCAGCCTGCTCGACCTGATGCCCGTCGCGCTCGGGGCCGACCTGCCGGCCCCGGTCGCCGCCGCACTGGCCCGGGGCGCCGAAACCCACCTGACCACACACGGGCTGGCCACCGAACCGACGGACTCGGCCCACTACCTCGCCGATGGCTACTGGCGTGGCCCCATCTGGGCACCGTCCACCGTCCTGGTCGAGGACGGCCTGCGGCGGGCCGGGCAGATCGGGATCGCCGACGAGATCAGTCGACGATTCCTCGCGCTGTGTGAGAAGTCCGGGTTCGCGGAGAACTTCGACGCCGAAACCGGGGCCGGGCTCAGGGACCGCGCGTACACCTGGACTGCCAGCAGCTATCTCATCCTCGCCGCTGCTCAGGAGGAGCGGCGGGTCACCGCTGGGTAG
- a CDS encoding carbohydrate ABC transporter permease, which translates to MTTSTPRSWWKTGIGLVLTGLMLFPVYWMINVSFTRDQDMRASPPHLFPTNGTLDGYRAVLDQQLPYLGTSFLVGLGTVVLTVALAAPAGYALAKLRPPGGPALSFVLLIAQMIPGIIMAMGFYAIYLNLGVLNTLPGLILADTTLAVPFGVLIFTAFMSGIPDELIQAAVVDGAGRLRTFWSVVLPVSRNSIVTVSLFAFLWSWSDFIFASTLAGGGDHQPITLGIYHYIGNNNQQWNAIMATAVVASIPAAVLLILAQRYVSMGVTAGAVKD; encoded by the coding sequence ATGACCACCTCAACGCCTCGGTCCTGGTGGAAGACCGGCATCGGCCTGGTGCTGACCGGGCTGATGCTCTTCCCCGTCTACTGGATGATCAACGTGTCGTTCACCCGGGACCAGGACATGCGGGCCAGTCCCCCGCACCTGTTCCCGACCAACGGCACACTGGACGGCTACCGCGCGGTGCTCGACCAGCAACTGCCGTACCTCGGCACCAGTTTCCTGGTCGGCCTCGGCACGGTGGTGCTCACCGTGGCGCTGGCCGCCCCCGCCGGATACGCGCTGGCGAAGCTCCGGCCGCCCGGCGGCCCGGCGCTGAGCTTCGTGCTGCTGATCGCGCAGATGATCCCGGGCATCATCATGGCGATGGGCTTCTACGCCATCTATCTCAATCTCGGCGTCCTGAACACGCTGCCCGGCCTGATCCTGGCCGACACGACACTGGCGGTGCCGTTCGGCGTGCTGATCTTCACAGCCTTCATGTCCGGGATCCCCGACGAGCTGATCCAGGCCGCCGTGGTCGACGGCGCGGGTCGGCTGCGGACCTTCTGGTCGGTCGTGCTGCCGGTCAGCCGCAACTCGATCGTCACGGTGTCGCTGTTCGCGTTCCTGTGGTCCTGGTCGGACTTCATCTTCGCCTCGACCCTCGCCGGCGGCGGTGACCACCAGCCGATCACCCTCGGCATCTACCACTACATCGGCAACAACAATCAACAGTGGAACGCCATCATGGCCACCGCTGTCGTCGCCTCCATCCCCGCCGCCGTGCTCCTGATCCTGGCCCAGCGGTACGTCTCGATGGGCGTGACCGCCGGCGCCGTCAAGGACTGA
- a CDS encoding carbohydrate ABC transporter permease, with translation MTIYLIAFYAYPLYRNVELSLREYTVRSFVQGGAPFAGLDNYRTVLSDPAFGPTLAHTLIFTGASLAFQFSIGMALALFFHQHFPLSRTLRALILVPWLLPLIVSASTWSWLLNSDSGLVNAALGVVGIDPVNWLTSPGWSLTSVIIANIWIGIPFNLVVLYSGLQGIPVEMYEASALDGASSWQRFWRITFPLLRPVSTITLLLGLIYTLKVFDIVWIMTRGGPTGSSATLATWSYRLGFGNMLPEFGPGAAIGNLLIVMALIAGLVYIRIERRQHLR, from the coding sequence GTGACCATCTACCTGATCGCCTTCTACGCCTACCCGCTCTACCGCAATGTCGAGTTGAGCCTGCGCGAGTACACCGTCCGCTCGTTCGTGCAGGGCGGCGCGCCCTTCGCCGGTCTCGACAACTACCGAACGGTCCTCAGCGACCCCGCCTTCGGGCCGACGCTGGCGCACACCCTGATCTTCACCGGCGCGTCGCTCGCCTTCCAGTTCAGCATCGGCATGGCCCTGGCGCTCTTCTTCCACCAGCATTTTCCGCTGTCGCGCACGTTGCGGGCGTTGATTCTCGTGCCCTGGCTGCTGCCACTGATCGTCTCGGCGTCGACCTGGTCGTGGCTGCTCAACAGCGACTCGGGTCTGGTCAACGCGGCACTCGGCGTGGTCGGCATCGACCCGGTCAACTGGCTCACCTCGCCGGGGTGGTCGCTCACCTCGGTGATCATCGCGAACATCTGGATCGGCATCCCGTTCAACCTGGTGGTGCTCTACAGCGGGCTACAGGGGATCCCGGTCGAGATGTACGAGGCGTCCGCGCTCGATGGGGCGTCGAGCTGGCAACGGTTCTGGCGGATCACGTTCCCGCTGCTGCGCCCGGTCTCCACGATCACGCTGCTGCTGGGGCTGATCTACACGCTGAAGGTCTTCGACATCGTCTGGATCATGACCAGGGGTGGCCCGACCGGCTCCTCCGCCACGCTCGCCACCTGGTCCTACCGGCTCGGCTTCGGCAACATGCTGCCCGAATTCGGCCCCGGCGCGGCCATCGGAAACCTGCTCATCGTGATGGCCCTGATCGCCGGGCTCGTCTACATCCGGATCGAGCGGAGGCAGCACCTACGATGA
- a CDS encoding sugar ABC transporter substrate-binding protein, translating into MTGLSRRRRLAAVAVIALAAAAGSACSSSGDSPTDGGAYLVWDPYPQFAADSEWVSLLKKCGTTAGVTVERTGYDTTDLTNKALLAAQQANSPDVLIVDNPVISTLAEAGALTTTDDNKLDVSAMAANLLGAGQSEGKTYGVPIGANTLALYYNKDLLTAAGVDPTTVKDWTSLTAALTKVKAAGKKGITFSAIGTEEGSFQFLPWFWGSGAQLTSLDSPQAVSALTLWTDWLKQGHAPNSVINNTQTTSWQEFATGDYAFAENGTWQLANAEKLGFSYGTIAIPASAGGPAPAPTGGEFVSIPVQKNTGRYDTSQKLVACLTSADNLLTTDTTLSYVAPVTAVQDRQATADPKLKVWVEAVRAAKGRTGDNLGTKYPKISESLWTAVQAALSGGKSPREALAAAQAAATTR; encoded by the coding sequence ATGACAGGACTCAGTCGTCGGCGGCGCCTGGCCGCCGTCGCCGTGATAGCGCTCGCCGCAGCGGCGGGCAGTGCCTGCTCGTCGTCCGGCGACAGCCCCACCGACGGCGGCGCCTACCTCGTCTGGGATCCGTACCCGCAGTTCGCCGCCGACTCCGAGTGGGTCTCGCTGCTCAAGAAGTGCGGCACCACCGCGGGGGTGACGGTCGAGCGGACCGGCTACGACACCACCGACCTGACCAACAAGGCGCTGCTCGCCGCGCAGCAGGCAAACTCGCCGGACGTGCTGATCGTGGACAACCCGGTCATCTCGACACTGGCCGAGGCCGGCGCGCTCACCACCACCGACGACAACAAGCTGGACGTCTCCGCCATGGCGGCGAACCTGCTCGGCGCCGGCCAGAGCGAGGGCAAGACGTACGGGGTGCCGATCGGAGCGAACACCCTCGCTCTCTACTACAACAAGGACCTGCTGACCGCCGCCGGTGTCGATCCGACCACGGTCAAGGACTGGACCTCACTGACCGCGGCGCTGACCAAGGTCAAAGCCGCCGGGAAGAAGGGCATCACCTTCTCGGCCATCGGCACCGAGGAGGGCAGCTTCCAGTTTCTGCCCTGGTTCTGGGGATCGGGAGCTCAACTGACCAGTTTGGACTCGCCGCAGGCGGTGTCCGCGCTGACGCTCTGGACCGACTGGCTCAAGCAGGGCCACGCTCCGAACTCGGTCATCAACAACACCCAGACCACGAGCTGGCAGGAGTTCGCCACCGGCGACTACGCGTTCGCCGAGAACGGCACCTGGCAGCTGGCCAACGCCGAGAAACTGGGCTTCTCGTACGGCACGATCGCGATCCCGGCCAGCGCGGGCGGCCCAGCGCCAGCGCCCACCGGCGGCGAGTTCGTCTCCATCCCGGTGCAGAAGAACACCGGCCGGTACGACACGTCGCAGAAGCTCGTCGCCTGTCTGACCAGCGCCGACAACCTTCTCACCACGGACACCACGCTGTCCTACGTCGCACCCGTCACCGCGGTCCAGGATCGGCAGGCCACCGCCGATCCCAAGCTCAAGGTCTGGGTGGAGGCGGTCCGGGCAGCCAAGGGCCGTACCGGTGACAACCTCGGCACGAAGTACCCGAAGATCTCCGAATCCCTGTGGACCGCGGTGCAGGCGGCCCTCAGCGGCGGCAAGTCGCCGCGCGAGGCCCTGGCCGCCGCGCAGGCCGCGGCCACGACCAGGTAA